The following coding sequences are from one Spea bombifrons isolate aSpeBom1 chromosome 13, aSpeBom1.2.pri, whole genome shotgun sequence window:
- the ADAM11 gene encoding disintegrin and metalloproteinase domain-containing protein 11 isoform X1 yields MRFELLWVVAAVISAMPELGFPLVNSTLPRNTAKQEAPNSWHQPLDPPQIIYPSRLVGQTSGTETRRYQLDTQVRSGTASDLAAHLASTSFLVPVFGKKIVLDLELNHNLLSSRYAEVHYSDQNNTRVMNPVGAADHCYYQGHVRGVEGSWAAISTCHGLRGTFSDGLYTYTLSPMEHNKEESDRWPHVIQRISRCSHPGCDHHEGIPPSPKTRRKRQVRRTVHSALTETKYIELLVVNDRQMYDQQRQSLSLTSGFVKTVVNVADAIFRDQLNTKLVLVGMETWTTADKISVTDEPLQVLADFMRYRRTEISEHSDATHLFSGRTFKSSRSGAAYFGGICSPTLGGGVNEYGSMNSMAVTLAQTLGQNLGMMWNKPRTSAGDCKCPDLWLGCIMEDTGYYLPQKFSRCSIDEYSQFLQDGGGSCLFNKPLKLFDAPSCGNGFVEVGEECDCGSPAECMKSGAGNCCKKCTLSHDAMCSDGLCCRGCKYEPRGTICREPVNECDVPETCLGDSSVCPPNLHKQDGYFCDNEQGRCYGGRCKTRDRQCSALWGRSASDRFCYEKLNIEGTEKGNCGKDGETWIQCNKQDVLCGYLLCSNISGTPRIGELNGDITSMSFYHQNRYLDCRGGQVVLPDGSYLGYVDDGTPCGPNMMCLDRRCLPAAVFNFSSCPSSLTGGVCSDHGVCSNEGKCICHPDWTGKDCSVYDPLPVPKPTGVGERYKGPSGTNIIIGSIAGAVLIAAIVLGGTGWGFKNIRRGRSGGG; encoded by the exons ATGCGTTTCGAGCTGCTCTGGGTTGTAGCTGCTGTGATCTCTGCAATGCCGGAACTGG GTTTTCCACTGGTGAATTCTACTTTACCCCGTAATACAGCAAAACAGGAAGCCCCCAACTCATGGCACCAGCCCCTGGATCCCCCTCAAATAATTTACCCCAGCCGGCTAGTGGGGCAAACCTCAGGAACCGAAACCCGCAGATATCAGCTGGACACCCAGGTTAGAAGCGGAACAGCCAGTGACCTA GCTGCCCATCTAGCGAGCACCAGTTTTCTGGTGCCGGTCTTCGGGAAGAAAATCGTGCTGGACCTGGAGCTGAACCA TAATCTTCTGTCGTCAAGATATGCAGAAGTTCATTACAGTGACCAAAACAATACGAGGGTAATG AATCCTGTGGGAGCCGCTGATCATTGCTACTATCAGGGCCACGTGCGTGGGGTGGAGGGATCGTGGGCTGCCATATCTACCTGCCATGGACTCAG GGGAACGTTTTCTGATGGACTATACACGTATACGCTATCCCCTATGGAACATAACAAGGAG gagTCAGACCGATGGCCTCACGTGATCCAGCGAATCAGTAGATGCTCACATCCAG GCTGCGATCATCACGAGGGAATTCCTCCCAGCCCAAAAACGCGCAGGAAAAGACAG GTCCGTCGGACTGTCCATTCCGCTCTCACTGAAACCAAATACATTGAGCTTCTGGTGGTGAATGATCGACAAATG TATGACCAGCAGCGTCAATCTTTGAGTCTCACCAGTGGCTTTGTGAAAACAGTGGTGAATGTCGCTGATGCC ATTTTTAGGGACCAGCTGAACACCAAGCTTGTCTTGGTCGGCATGGAAACGTGGACAACAGCAGACAAGATATCGGTGACCGACGAGCCACTGCAGGTGCTGGCGGACTTCATGAGATACCGGAGAACGGAGATCTCGGAGCACAGCGACGCTACTCACCTCTTCTC agGTCGCACATTCAAAAGCAGCCGCAGCGGGGCAGCGTATTTTGGTGGGATCTGCTCTCCGACCCTTGGCGGTGGAGTGAATGAG TATGGGAGCATGAACTCAATGGCCGTGACATTAGCACAAACCCTGGGGCAGAACCTTGGGATGATGTGGAATAAACCGCGCACATCAGCTG GCGACTGCAAGTGCCCGGATCTCTGGCTGGGGTGTATCATGGAGGACACCGG GTATTACCTCCCTCAGAAGTTCTCCCGCTGCAGTATTGATGAATACAGTCAGTTCTTGCAAGACGGGGGAGGAAGCTGTCTTTTTAATAAACCTCTAAAG CTTTTCGATGCCCCGTCCTGCGGGAACGGATTCGTGGAGGTCGGGGAGGAATGTGATTGTGGGTCCCCTGCT GAATGTATGAAGTCAGGAGCCGGGAATTGCTGCAAGAAGTGCACACTCAGCCATGACGCCATGTGCAGCGATGGTCTGTGCTGCAGAGGCTGCAAG TATGAACCGCGAGGGACCATTTGCCGAGAGCCTGTTAATGAATGCGACGTGCCAGAGACCTGCCTGGGAGACTCCAGCGTG TGCCCTCCCAACCTACACAAGCAAGATGGATACTTTTGTGACAACGAACAG GGCCGTTGTTATGGCGGGCGATGTAAGACCAGAGACCGCCAGTGCAGCGCATTGTGGGGACGCA GTGCATCCGACAGGTTTTGCTATGAAAAGTTAAATATCGAAGGGACCGAGAAGGGAAACTGTGGGAAAGATGGAGAAACATGGATACAATGCAACAAACA GGATGTCCTCTGTGGATacctcctgtgttccaacatcTCCGGAACCCCAAGGATCGGAGAACTCAATGGTGACATCACCAGTATGAGCTTTTATCATCAAAACCGCTACCTGGACTGCAG AGGAGGGCAGGTGGTGCTTCCAGATGGCTCGTATTTGGGGTACGTTGACGATGGGACACCATGTGGCCCTAACATGATGTGTCTGGACAGGAGGTGCCTCCCTGCTGCAGTCTTTAACTTCAGCTCCTGTCCCAGCAGCTTGACCGGTGGGGTCTGTTCGGACCACGGG GTATGCAGCAATGAAGGCAAATGTATTTGCCACCCAGACTGGACCGGGAAGGACTGCAGTGTATATGATCCACTCCCTGTCCCAAAGCCAACAGGAGTGGGGGAGAGATATAAAG GTCCCAGCGGTACGAATATAATCATTGGGTCCATCGCAGGAGCTGTGCTCATTGCTGCCATTGTACTCGGGGGAACAGGATGGGGCTTCAA GAACATTCGAAGAGGAAG ATCCGGAGGAGGATAG
- the ADAM11 gene encoding disintegrin and metalloproteinase domain-containing protein 11 isoform X2, with protein sequence MRFELLWVVAAVISAMPELGFPLVNSTLPRNTAKQEAPNSWHQPLDPPQIIYPSRLVGQTSGTETRRYQLDTQAAHLASTSFLVPVFGKKIVLDLELNHNLLSSRYAEVHYSDQNNTRVMNPVGAADHCYYQGHVRGVEGSWAAISTCHGLRGTFSDGLYTYTLSPMEHNKEESDRWPHVIQRISRCSHPGCDHHEGIPPSPKTRRKRQVRRTVHSALTETKYIELLVVNDRQMYDQQRQSLSLTSGFVKTVVNVADAIFRDQLNTKLVLVGMETWTTADKISVTDEPLQVLADFMRYRRTEISEHSDATHLFSGRTFKSSRSGAAYFGGICSPTLGGGVNEYGSMNSMAVTLAQTLGQNLGMMWNKPRTSAGDCKCPDLWLGCIMEDTGYYLPQKFSRCSIDEYSQFLQDGGGSCLFNKPLKLFDAPSCGNGFVEVGEECDCGSPAECMKSGAGNCCKKCTLSHDAMCSDGLCCRGCKYEPRGTICREPVNECDVPETCLGDSSVCPPNLHKQDGYFCDNEQGRCYGGRCKTRDRQCSALWGRSASDRFCYEKLNIEGTEKGNCGKDGETWIQCNKQDVLCGYLLCSNISGTPRIGELNGDITSMSFYHQNRYLDCRGGQVVLPDGSYLGYVDDGTPCGPNMMCLDRRCLPAAVFNFSSCPSSLTGGVCSDHGVCSNEGKCICHPDWTGKDCSVYDPLPVPKPTGVGERYKGPSGTNIIIGSIAGAVLIAAIVLGGTGWGFKNIRRGRSGGG encoded by the exons ATGCGTTTCGAGCTGCTCTGGGTTGTAGCTGCTGTGATCTCTGCAATGCCGGAACTGG GTTTTCCACTGGTGAATTCTACTTTACCCCGTAATACAGCAAAACAGGAAGCCCCCAACTCATGGCACCAGCCCCTGGATCCCCCTCAAATAATTTACCCCAGCCGGCTAGTGGGGCAAACCTCAGGAACCGAAACCCGCAGATATCAGCTGGACACCCAG GCTGCCCATCTAGCGAGCACCAGTTTTCTGGTGCCGGTCTTCGGGAAGAAAATCGTGCTGGACCTGGAGCTGAACCA TAATCTTCTGTCGTCAAGATATGCAGAAGTTCATTACAGTGACCAAAACAATACGAGGGTAATG AATCCTGTGGGAGCCGCTGATCATTGCTACTATCAGGGCCACGTGCGTGGGGTGGAGGGATCGTGGGCTGCCATATCTACCTGCCATGGACTCAG GGGAACGTTTTCTGATGGACTATACACGTATACGCTATCCCCTATGGAACATAACAAGGAG gagTCAGACCGATGGCCTCACGTGATCCAGCGAATCAGTAGATGCTCACATCCAG GCTGCGATCATCACGAGGGAATTCCTCCCAGCCCAAAAACGCGCAGGAAAAGACAG GTCCGTCGGACTGTCCATTCCGCTCTCACTGAAACCAAATACATTGAGCTTCTGGTGGTGAATGATCGACAAATG TATGACCAGCAGCGTCAATCTTTGAGTCTCACCAGTGGCTTTGTGAAAACAGTGGTGAATGTCGCTGATGCC ATTTTTAGGGACCAGCTGAACACCAAGCTTGTCTTGGTCGGCATGGAAACGTGGACAACAGCAGACAAGATATCGGTGACCGACGAGCCACTGCAGGTGCTGGCGGACTTCATGAGATACCGGAGAACGGAGATCTCGGAGCACAGCGACGCTACTCACCTCTTCTC agGTCGCACATTCAAAAGCAGCCGCAGCGGGGCAGCGTATTTTGGTGGGATCTGCTCTCCGACCCTTGGCGGTGGAGTGAATGAG TATGGGAGCATGAACTCAATGGCCGTGACATTAGCACAAACCCTGGGGCAGAACCTTGGGATGATGTGGAATAAACCGCGCACATCAGCTG GCGACTGCAAGTGCCCGGATCTCTGGCTGGGGTGTATCATGGAGGACACCGG GTATTACCTCCCTCAGAAGTTCTCCCGCTGCAGTATTGATGAATACAGTCAGTTCTTGCAAGACGGGGGAGGAAGCTGTCTTTTTAATAAACCTCTAAAG CTTTTCGATGCCCCGTCCTGCGGGAACGGATTCGTGGAGGTCGGGGAGGAATGTGATTGTGGGTCCCCTGCT GAATGTATGAAGTCAGGAGCCGGGAATTGCTGCAAGAAGTGCACACTCAGCCATGACGCCATGTGCAGCGATGGTCTGTGCTGCAGAGGCTGCAAG TATGAACCGCGAGGGACCATTTGCCGAGAGCCTGTTAATGAATGCGACGTGCCAGAGACCTGCCTGGGAGACTCCAGCGTG TGCCCTCCCAACCTACACAAGCAAGATGGATACTTTTGTGACAACGAACAG GGCCGTTGTTATGGCGGGCGATGTAAGACCAGAGACCGCCAGTGCAGCGCATTGTGGGGACGCA GTGCATCCGACAGGTTTTGCTATGAAAAGTTAAATATCGAAGGGACCGAGAAGGGAAACTGTGGGAAAGATGGAGAAACATGGATACAATGCAACAAACA GGATGTCCTCTGTGGATacctcctgtgttccaacatcTCCGGAACCCCAAGGATCGGAGAACTCAATGGTGACATCACCAGTATGAGCTTTTATCATCAAAACCGCTACCTGGACTGCAG AGGAGGGCAGGTGGTGCTTCCAGATGGCTCGTATTTGGGGTACGTTGACGATGGGACACCATGTGGCCCTAACATGATGTGTCTGGACAGGAGGTGCCTCCCTGCTGCAGTCTTTAACTTCAGCTCCTGTCCCAGCAGCTTGACCGGTGGGGTCTGTTCGGACCACGGG GTATGCAGCAATGAAGGCAAATGTATTTGCCACCCAGACTGGACCGGGAAGGACTGCAGTGTATATGATCCACTCCCTGTCCCAAAGCCAACAGGAGTGGGGGAGAGATATAAAG GTCCCAGCGGTACGAATATAATCATTGGGTCCATCGCAGGAGCTGTGCTCATTGCTGCCATTGTACTCGGGGGAACAGGATGGGGCTTCAA GAACATTCGAAGAGGAAG ATCCGGAGGAGGATAG
- the ADAM11 gene encoding disintegrin and metalloproteinase domain-containing protein 11 isoform X3, producing the protein MRFELLWVVAAVISAMPELAKQEAPNSWHQPLDPPQIIYPSRLVGQTSGTETRRYQLDTQVRSGTASDLAAHLASTSFLVPVFGKKIVLDLELNHNLLSSRYAEVHYSDQNNTRVMNPVGAADHCYYQGHVRGVEGSWAAISTCHGLRGTFSDGLYTYTLSPMEHNKEESDRWPHVIQRISRCSHPGCDHHEGIPPSPKTRRKRQVRRTVHSALTETKYIELLVVNDRQMYDQQRQSLSLTSGFVKTVVNVADAIFRDQLNTKLVLVGMETWTTADKISVTDEPLQVLADFMRYRRTEISEHSDATHLFSGRTFKSSRSGAAYFGGICSPTLGGGVNEYGSMNSMAVTLAQTLGQNLGMMWNKPRTSAGDCKCPDLWLGCIMEDTGYYLPQKFSRCSIDEYSQFLQDGGGSCLFNKPLKLFDAPSCGNGFVEVGEECDCGSPAECMKSGAGNCCKKCTLSHDAMCSDGLCCRGCKYEPRGTICREPVNECDVPETCLGDSSVCPPNLHKQDGYFCDNEQGRCYGGRCKTRDRQCSALWGRSASDRFCYEKLNIEGTEKGNCGKDGETWIQCNKQDVLCGYLLCSNISGTPRIGELNGDITSMSFYHQNRYLDCRGGQVVLPDGSYLGYVDDGTPCGPNMMCLDRRCLPAAVFNFSSCPSSLTGGVCSDHGVCSNEGKCICHPDWTGKDCSVYDPLPVPKPTGVGERYKGPSGTNIIIGSIAGAVLIAAIVLGGTGWGFKNIRRGRSGGG; encoded by the exons ATGCGTTTCGAGCTGCTCTGGGTTGTAGCTGCTGTGATCTCTGCAATGCCGGAACTGG CAAAACAGGAAGCCCCCAACTCATGGCACCAGCCCCTGGATCCCCCTCAAATAATTTACCCCAGCCGGCTAGTGGGGCAAACCTCAGGAACCGAAACCCGCAGATATCAGCTGGACACCCAGGTTAGAAGCGGAACAGCCAGTGACCTA GCTGCCCATCTAGCGAGCACCAGTTTTCTGGTGCCGGTCTTCGGGAAGAAAATCGTGCTGGACCTGGAGCTGAACCA TAATCTTCTGTCGTCAAGATATGCAGAAGTTCATTACAGTGACCAAAACAATACGAGGGTAATG AATCCTGTGGGAGCCGCTGATCATTGCTACTATCAGGGCCACGTGCGTGGGGTGGAGGGATCGTGGGCTGCCATATCTACCTGCCATGGACTCAG GGGAACGTTTTCTGATGGACTATACACGTATACGCTATCCCCTATGGAACATAACAAGGAG gagTCAGACCGATGGCCTCACGTGATCCAGCGAATCAGTAGATGCTCACATCCAG GCTGCGATCATCACGAGGGAATTCCTCCCAGCCCAAAAACGCGCAGGAAAAGACAG GTCCGTCGGACTGTCCATTCCGCTCTCACTGAAACCAAATACATTGAGCTTCTGGTGGTGAATGATCGACAAATG TATGACCAGCAGCGTCAATCTTTGAGTCTCACCAGTGGCTTTGTGAAAACAGTGGTGAATGTCGCTGATGCC ATTTTTAGGGACCAGCTGAACACCAAGCTTGTCTTGGTCGGCATGGAAACGTGGACAACAGCAGACAAGATATCGGTGACCGACGAGCCACTGCAGGTGCTGGCGGACTTCATGAGATACCGGAGAACGGAGATCTCGGAGCACAGCGACGCTACTCACCTCTTCTC agGTCGCACATTCAAAAGCAGCCGCAGCGGGGCAGCGTATTTTGGTGGGATCTGCTCTCCGACCCTTGGCGGTGGAGTGAATGAG TATGGGAGCATGAACTCAATGGCCGTGACATTAGCACAAACCCTGGGGCAGAACCTTGGGATGATGTGGAATAAACCGCGCACATCAGCTG GCGACTGCAAGTGCCCGGATCTCTGGCTGGGGTGTATCATGGAGGACACCGG GTATTACCTCCCTCAGAAGTTCTCCCGCTGCAGTATTGATGAATACAGTCAGTTCTTGCAAGACGGGGGAGGAAGCTGTCTTTTTAATAAACCTCTAAAG CTTTTCGATGCCCCGTCCTGCGGGAACGGATTCGTGGAGGTCGGGGAGGAATGTGATTGTGGGTCCCCTGCT GAATGTATGAAGTCAGGAGCCGGGAATTGCTGCAAGAAGTGCACACTCAGCCATGACGCCATGTGCAGCGATGGTCTGTGCTGCAGAGGCTGCAAG TATGAACCGCGAGGGACCATTTGCCGAGAGCCTGTTAATGAATGCGACGTGCCAGAGACCTGCCTGGGAGACTCCAGCGTG TGCCCTCCCAACCTACACAAGCAAGATGGATACTTTTGTGACAACGAACAG GGCCGTTGTTATGGCGGGCGATGTAAGACCAGAGACCGCCAGTGCAGCGCATTGTGGGGACGCA GTGCATCCGACAGGTTTTGCTATGAAAAGTTAAATATCGAAGGGACCGAGAAGGGAAACTGTGGGAAAGATGGAGAAACATGGATACAATGCAACAAACA GGATGTCCTCTGTGGATacctcctgtgttccaacatcTCCGGAACCCCAAGGATCGGAGAACTCAATGGTGACATCACCAGTATGAGCTTTTATCATCAAAACCGCTACCTGGACTGCAG AGGAGGGCAGGTGGTGCTTCCAGATGGCTCGTATTTGGGGTACGTTGACGATGGGACACCATGTGGCCCTAACATGATGTGTCTGGACAGGAGGTGCCTCCCTGCTGCAGTCTTTAACTTCAGCTCCTGTCCCAGCAGCTTGACCGGTGGGGTCTGTTCGGACCACGGG GTATGCAGCAATGAAGGCAAATGTATTTGCCACCCAGACTGGACCGGGAAGGACTGCAGTGTATATGATCCACTCCCTGTCCCAAAGCCAACAGGAGTGGGGGAGAGATATAAAG GTCCCAGCGGTACGAATATAATCATTGGGTCCATCGCAGGAGCTGTGCTCATTGCTGCCATTGTACTCGGGGGAACAGGATGGGGCTTCAA GAACATTCGAAGAGGAAG ATCCGGAGGAGGATAG
- the GJC1 gene encoding gap junction gamma-1 protein, producing MSWSFLTRLLEEIHHHSTFVGKIWLTVLIVFRIVLTVVGGESIYYDEQAKFVCNTEQPGCENVCYDAFAPLSHVRFWVFQIILVATPSLLYLGYAVHKIARREERNEYDKRAKMRSFPLRWKQHRGLEEAEDDNEEDPMMYPETELESERGHREANRSKIKHDGRRRIRADGLLRIYVLQLLVRTFFEVGFLAGQFFLYGFEVIPKYECITKPCPHMVDCFISRPTEKTIFLLIMYGVSCLCLLLNVWEMLHLGFGTIRDALNNRRKEVDDSSTYNYPFTWNTPSAPPGYNIAVKPDQIQYTELTNAKMAYKQNRANIAQEQQYGNRADNLTTNLEHLHREIQVAQERLEMAIQAYNSHSNTPIAKEKRLKKGSNKSSVSSRSGDGKTSVWI from the coding sequence ATGAGTTGGAGTTTCTTGACGCGCCTTTTAGAGGAAATCCATCATCACTCTACCTTTGTTGGGAAGATTTGGCTAACGGTGCTGATAGTTTTCCGCATCGTCCTGACTGTGGTGGGAGGAGAATCCATTTACTACGATGAGCAAGCCAAGTTTGTCTGCAACACCGAGCAGCCAGGCTGTGAGAATGTGTGTTATGACGCCTTTGCCCCGCTTTCTCACGTGCGTTTTTGGGTTTTTCAAATCATCTTGGTGGCCACGCCGTCTCTCTTGTATCTGGGTTACGCCGTGCACAAAATCGCAAGGAGGGAGGAGCGCAATGAGTACGATAAGAGGGCAAAGATGAGGTCTTTTCCTTTGCGCTGGAAGCAACATCGCGGGCTAGAAGAAGCCGAGGATGACAACGAGGAAGACCCAATGATGTACCCAGAAACTGAACTGGAAAGTGAGAGAGGCCATCGGGAGGCGAACCGCAGCAAAATCAAGCATGACGGCCGTAGACGGATCCGCGCTGATGGGTTGTTGAGAATTTACGTTTTGCAGCTGCTGGTCAGAACATTTTTTGAAGTGGGTTTCCTGGCcgggcagttttttttatacggtTTTGAAGTAATTCCAAAATATGAGTGCATTACGAAGCCTTGCCCTCACATGGTAGACTGCTTTATATCCCGTCCCACTGAAAAGACCATCTTTCTGTTAATTATGTATGGGGTGAGCTGCCTGTGCTTACTCCTGAACGTTTGGGAAATGCTCCACCTTGGCTTTGGGACCATACGCGATGCGCTTAATAACCGGAGAAAGGAGGTGGATGATTCCTCAACATACAATTACCCGTTCACCTGGAACACCCCATCAGCTCCTCCTGGTTACAACATTGCAGTAAAGCCAGATCAAATTCAGTACACGGAGCTCACCAATGCCAAAATGGCTTACAAACAAAACCGGGCCAACATTGCTCAGGAGCAGCAGTATGGAAACAGGGCGGACAACCTCACGACTAACCTGGAGCACCTGCACCGGGAAATCCAGGTTGCTCAGGAACGGCTAGAAATGGCCATCCAGGCCTACAACAGCCATAGCAACACACCCATCGCCAAAGAGAAAAGACTCAAGAAAGGGTCGAACAAGAGCAGCGTCAGCAGCCGGTCCGGAGACGGAAAGACCTCGGTTTGGATTTAA
- the HIGD1B gene encoding HIG1 domain family member 1B yields MSADSDRWVPEDQESVTSKLQRKMKQSPLVPVGLVGFAVVAAYGLYRLKGRGDMKMSVHLIHTRVAAQACVVGATALGTSYTMYKEYRQRLAKQKSMVPEQQARGHSSEK; encoded by the exons ATGTCCGCAGACAGCGACCGCTGGGTTCCTGAGGATCAGGAGAGCGTCACCAGCAAATTGCAGCGCAAGATGAAACAGTCCCCCCTGGTCCCTGTCG GACTGGTGGGATTTGCTGTGGTTGCTGCTTATGGACTGTATCGCCTAAAAGGAAGAGGCGACATGAAGATGTCCGTGCACCTCATTCACACCCGTGTCGCTGCTCAGGCATGTGTTGTGGGTGCCACTGCACTGG GGACTTCCTACACCATGTACAAGGAGTACAGGCAGAGACTGGCAAAGCAGAAGTCAATGGTCCCCGAGCAGCAGGCGAGAGGACACTCATCGGAGAAGTGA